In the genome of Nymphaea colorata isolate Beijing-Zhang1983 chromosome 9, ASM883128v2, whole genome shotgun sequence, one region contains:
- the LOC116260609 gene encoding subtilisin-like protease SBT1.8 → MDSSSKPDRFLAHDLWYSSVLEEATDGEHADRLLYTYLHVSQGFAARLTEEEVAKVRTAHGCLGAFEDSVYHLHTTYTPRFMGLNPWQGLWHDSHFADGIIIGVLDSGVWPESASFNDVGLGPVPAKWRGRCQTGPDFNSSNCNRKLIGASFFGSGHDAAASAGEGSELPLNRIGSAADVSSPRDTAGHGTHTASTAGGALVADASFLGYARGDAQGLASRARVAVYKVCWSRGCYATDILKAMDTAVKDQVDVLSLSIGSNGVPPFYMDPIAKGAFQAMQKGVFVSCSAGNSGPTPSTVVNAAPWIATVGASTIDRDFPAMAVLGDGTLVRGASLYQQTLQAGGHKGRSRKRKNPPGASSAAMLPMVFGRSEEARSCFKAELDPKLVKGKVVVCERGMTGRVEKGMAVKEAGGAAMILLNQASNGEELIADAHVLPALLVGAKAAATIKAYLNSAKNPTAYVQVFGTTLIGDRSEKAPSVAAFSSRGPNAEAPQILKPDVVAPGVNVLASWSRAVGFSGEGDPRRGDFNIISGTSMSCPHVSGLVALIKAIHPDWSVSAIKSALMTTAFQADNNHPGEPIRDTVDESVATPFAMGAGHISPNKAVDPGLVYDADTSDYTKFICSIKYTDQQISLLLGSNATGGCSTIGSFSSPTDLNYPSISFVIGDNSTGGAGANGTMVMATQRTVTNVGRGKGPWYYTVTVNSPPHVQIGVSPTQLQFLQVNEKATFRITIEASTQLGERRGRQEFGSITWSSMGTPDAYVVRSPVAVTWK, encoded by the coding sequence ATGGATTCGTCGTCCAAACCAGATCGATTCTTGGCTCACGATCTCTGGTACTCATCGGTGCTCGAAGAAGCTACGGACGGCGAGCACGCCGACCGTTTGCTGTACACTTACTTGCATGTCTCTCAAGGGTTCGCCGCGCGCCTCACCGAGGAAGAGGTGGCGAAGGTGCGAACGGCTCACGGATGCCTCGGAGCCTTCGAGGACTCCGTGTACCACCTCCACACCACGTACACTCCCAGGTTCATGGGCTTGAATCCCTGGCAAGGCCTGTGGCATGACTCTCACTTCGCGGACGGGATCATCATCGGGGTACTGGACTCCGGCGTGTGGCCGGAGAGCGCCAGCTTTAACGACGTTGGCTTGGGCCCCGTTCCGGCCAAATGGCGCGGGAGGTGCCAGACGGGGCCGGACTTCAATTCGTCGAACTGCAACAGAAAGCTGATTGGTGCGAGTTTTTTCGGCTCTGGGCACGATGCCGCAGCTTCCGCCGGCGAAGGAAGCGAGCTGCCGTTGAACCGAATCGGCAGCGCTGCGGACGTCTCCTCCCCAAGAGACACCGCCGGGCACGGGACGCACACGGCTTCTACTGCCGGGGGCGCGCTCGTCGCCGATGCTTCCTTCCTTGGCTACGCCAGAGGCGACGCCCAGGGGCTGGCCAGCCGAGCTCGCGTCGCCGTCTACAAGGTGTGCTGGTCCCGCGGCTGCTATGCCACCGACATCCTCAAGGCCATGGACACCGCCGTCAAGGACCAAGTAGACGTCCTGTCTCTGTCCATTGGGAGCAACGGCGTTCCGCCATTTTACATGGACCCCATAGCTAAGGGCGCCTTCCAGGCAATGCAGAAGGGTGTGTTCGTGTCGTGCTCGGCGGGAAACAGTGGGCCGACTCCCTCGACGGTTGTCAACGCAGCCCCGTGGATCGCCACCGTCGGAGCCAGCACCATTGACCGCGACTTCCCGGCAATGGCGGTTTTAGGTGACGGAACTCTGGTTCGAGGCGCCTCCCTCTACCAGCAGACCCTGCAAGCAGGCGGGCACAAGGGCAggagcagaaaaagaaagaatcctCCCGGTGCAAGTTCTGCCGCTATGCTGCCCATGGTGTTTGGGAGGAGCGAGGAAGCTCGGTCCTGCTTCAAGGCGGAACTCGACCCTAAGCTGGTGAAAGGGAAGGTGGTGGTATGCGAGCGAGGAATGACGGGGCGTGTCGAAAAGGGAATGGCTGTCAAAGAAGCCGGCGGGGCGGCCATGATACTGTTGAACCAAGCCAGCAACGGCGAAGAACTCATCGCAGATGCTCATGTCTTGCCGGCGTTGCTCGTGGGAGCCAAAGCGGCTGCGACCATCAAGGCCTACTTGAACTCGGCCAAGAACCCGACCGCGTACGTCCAGGTCTTCGGCACCACCCTTATCGGAGATCGGTCGGAGAAGGCTCCTTCCGTCGCAGCGTTCTCCTCAAGAGGACCCAACGCGGAGGCCCCTCAAATCCTGAAGCCCGACGTGGTGGCTCCGGGGGTCAATGTTTTGGCCTCCTGGTCCCGCGCCGTCGGCTTCTCCGGCGAAGGCGACCCTCGACGGGGAGACTTCAACATCATCTCCGGCACCTCCATGTCCTGCCCTCACGTCAGCGGCTTGGTAGCATTGATCAAAGCGATCCACCCGGACTGGAGCGTATCAGCGATCAAGTCGGCGCTCATGACCACCGCATTCCAGGCGGACAACAATCACCCGGGAGAGCCCATCAGAGACACGGTGGACGAGAGCGTCGCCACGCCTTTCGCCATGGGCGCAGGCCATATCTCTCCGAACAAAGCGGTTGATCCTGGGCTGGTCTACGACGCCGACACATCCGACTACACCAAGTTCATCTGCTCCATCAAGTACACGGACCAGCAGATATCACTCTTGCTCGGATCCAACGCCACCGGCGGATGCTCCACCATCGGCTCCTTCTCCTCGCCAACCGATCTGAACTACCCCTCCATATCTTTTGTGATCGGCGACAACAGCACGGGTGGTGCTGGTGCTAACGGAACAATGGTGATGGCGACACAGAGAACAGTGACCAACGTCGGCAGAGGCAAAGGCCCATGGTATTATACTGTGACCGTCAACAGCCCGCCACACGTACAGATCGGGGTCAGTCCAACCCAGCTGCAGTTCCTCCAAGTTAATGAGAAGGCCACCTTCAGAATCACCATTGAAGCCTCCACCCAGCTAGGGGAACGCAGAGGCCGCCAGGAATTTGGTTCAATCACCTGGTCCAGTATGGGCACGCCGGATGCTTACGTAGTAAGAAGCCCCGTGGCCGTGACATGGAAGTAG